The Triticum aestivum cultivar Chinese Spring chromosome 3A, IWGSC CS RefSeq v2.1, whole genome shotgun sequence genome includes a region encoding these proteins:
- the LOC123060624 gene encoding F-box protein At3g07870 isoform X3, producing MQTKPKAQLGRPKLSNTVYSAGEGGGHSPLSARQSPPPASSPPTSSGRTPAPLTSVAYRVSRLGEASSVRHLRSRRRPSVPAARLRTSPAFASVTESDASVMPPKVTIAASNDAVLPEDMLHHILVRLPAKTLCLFRAVCPSWRSLLSDPLFVAAHKSHHPEPLIVTCNCEMFERGTINIMDLSGHVVKRIATTMKNARMVRTRRLDLICVTGHKGRHVINPVTGDTFALPSCRAKEHAHVQHFFPESFDLGQVVTTGEYKALRCVSIDNSDHESSPMLCEVITLDDGRNARWRGKQGPPPPVTSNRNRSIVVKGVVYFLLDFLYKRFTFSGVRVKPGSMALFNLETEEWMGIVQGPKPVRSFVKDSNGRCGYFSLYLELSPVNLDGFLVMAHNPEGCSLDLWFLMDSEKCLWNKSYSLDFQPENLFAQPLEILNDGKIVLSAPGSLRLYNPVTKTYIDFGMRNSTSVGTYTGSLLSSESTFTSEAPFGSSPASSFREELRAFGRLWLLLFMLHGLALVAGLYSSSG from the exons ATGCAAACCAAACCAAAGGCCCAGTTAGGTCGGCCCAAATTAAGTAACACAGTCTACTCGGCCGGCGAAGGCGGTGGGCACTCTCCCCTCTCTGCTCGCCAGTCGCCGCCTCCGGCCTCGTCGCCGCCCACCAGCTCCGGCCGCACGCCTGCACCCCTCACCAGCGTCGCCTACCGCGTTAGTCGACTCGGTGAAGCCAGTTCCGTTCGCCACCTCCGATCTCGTCGCCGTCCATCCGTTCCGGCCGCACGCCTGCGCACCTCACCAGCCTTCGCCTCCGTG ACAGAGTCTGACGCCTCAGTGATGCCGCCAAAGGTGACCATTGCCGCCTCCAACGATGCCGTGCTGCCTGAAGACATGCTGCACCACATCCTCGTGCGCCTCCCGGCGAAGACGCTATGCCTCTTCCGAGCAGTCTGCCCATCCTGGAGGTCCCTCCTCTCGGATCCGCTCTTCGTTGCAGCGCACAAGTCCCATCACCCCGAGCCACTAATCGTCACATGTAACTGTGAGATGTTTGAAAGAGGCACCATTAACATTATGGACTTGTCTGGCCATGTTGTTAAGCGGATAGCCACCACCATGAAGAATGCCAGGATGGTGCGCACACGCCGGCTGGACCTTATTTGTGTCACCGGACATAAGGGCCGCCATGTGATCAACCCTGTCACGGGCGATACTTTTGCATTGCCCAGTTGCCGCGCAAAGGAGCATGCACATGTGCAACATTTCTTTCCAGAATCATTTGACTTGGGACAGGTTGTCACCACGGGAGAATACAAGGCCCTACGCTGTGTTAGCATCGATAATTCTGATCATGAGTCCAGCCCGATGCTCTGTGAGGTCATCACCCTTGATGATGGTCGCAATGCAAGATGGAGGGGCAAACAGGGCCCTCCGCCCCCTGTCACAAGTAACCGTAACAGAAGTATTGTTGTCAAAGGAGTCGTTTATTTCTTGTTGGATTTTCTATACAAACGTTTTACGTTTTCTGGGGTCCGTGTCAAACCGGGTAGCATGGCTTTGTTCAACCTTGAGACAGAGGAGTGGATGGGGATTGTCCAAGGACCAAAGCCAGTGCGCAGCTTTGttaaggacagcaatggcaggtgcGGTTACTTTAGTCTATACTTGGAGCTATCACCGGTAAATTTGGATGGGTTCTTAGTTATGGCACACAATCCTGAAGGTTGCTCTTTGGACTTGTGGTTTTTGATGGATAGTGAGAAATGTCTCTGGAATAAAAGCTACAGCTTAGATTTCCAACCTGAAAATCTCTTTGCTCAACCCTTGGAAATTCTAAATGACGGGAAGATAGTTCTCTCTGCACCAGGATCACTAAGACTATATAATCCGGTTACCAAGACTTACATTGATTTTGGGATGAGAAATTCCACATCTGTTGGTACTTACACTGGAAGTCTGTTGTCTTCAGAGAGCACCTTCACTTCTGAG
- the LOC123060624 gene encoding F-box protein At3g07870 isoform X4 has product MQTKPKAQLGRPKLSNTVYSAGEGGGHSPLSARQSPPPASSPPTSSGRTPAPLTSVAYRVSRLGEASSVRHLRSRRRPSVPAARLRTSPAFASVTESDASVMPPKVTIAASNDAVLPEDMLHHILVRLPAKTLCLFRAVCPSWRSLLSDPLFVAAHKSHHPEPLIVTCNCEMFERGTINIMDLSGHVVKRIATTMKNARMVRTRRLDLICVTGHKGRHVINPVTGDTFALPSCRAKEHAHVQHFFPESFDLGQVVTTGEYKALRCVSIDNSDHESSPMLCEVITLDDGRNARWRGKQGPPPPVTSNRNRSIVVKGVVYFLLDFLYKRFTFSGVRVKPGSMALFNLETEEWMGIVQGPKPVRSFVKDSNGRCGYFSLYLELSPVNLDGFLVMAHNPEGCSLDLWFLMDSEKCLWNKSYSLDFQPENLFAQPLEILNDGKIVLSAPGSLRLYNPVTKTYIDFGMRNSTSVGTYTGSLLSSESTFTSEAERCTACGCYFTLEAGQHDVTCQDCMYEAVFARR; this is encoded by the exons ATGCAAACCAAACCAAAGGCCCAGTTAGGTCGGCCCAAATTAAGTAACACAGTCTACTCGGCCGGCGAAGGCGGTGGGCACTCTCCCCTCTCTGCTCGCCAGTCGCCGCCTCCGGCCTCGTCGCCGCCCACCAGCTCCGGCCGCACGCCTGCACCCCTCACCAGCGTCGCCTACCGCGTTAGTCGACTCGGTGAAGCCAGTTCCGTTCGCCACCTCCGATCTCGTCGCCGTCCATCCGTTCCGGCCGCACGCCTGCGCACCTCACCAGCCTTCGCCTCCGTG ACAGAGTCTGACGCCTCAGTGATGCCGCCAAAGGTGACCATTGCCGCCTCCAACGATGCCGTGCTGCCTGAAGACATGCTGCACCACATCCTCGTGCGCCTCCCGGCGAAGACGCTATGCCTCTTCCGAGCAGTCTGCCCATCCTGGAGGTCCCTCCTCTCGGATCCGCTCTTCGTTGCAGCGCACAAGTCCCATCACCCCGAGCCACTAATCGTCACATGTAACTGTGAGATGTTTGAAAGAGGCACCATTAACATTATGGACTTGTCTGGCCATGTTGTTAAGCGGATAGCCACCACCATGAAGAATGCCAGGATGGTGCGCACACGCCGGCTGGACCTTATTTGTGTCACCGGACATAAGGGCCGCCATGTGATCAACCCTGTCACGGGCGATACTTTTGCATTGCCCAGTTGCCGCGCAAAGGAGCATGCACATGTGCAACATTTCTTTCCAGAATCATTTGACTTGGGACAGGTTGTCACCACGGGAGAATACAAGGCCCTACGCTGTGTTAGCATCGATAATTCTGATCATGAGTCCAGCCCGATGCTCTGTGAGGTCATCACCCTTGATGATGGTCGCAATGCAAGATGGAGGGGCAAACAGGGCCCTCCGCCCCCTGTCACAAGTAACCGTAACAGAAGTATTGTTGTCAAAGGAGTCGTTTATTTCTTGTTGGATTTTCTATACAAACGTTTTACGTTTTCTGGGGTCCGTGTCAAACCGGGTAGCATGGCTTTGTTCAACCTTGAGACAGAGGAGTGGATGGGGATTGTCCAAGGACCAAAGCCAGTGCGCAGCTTTGttaaggacagcaatggcaggtgcGGTTACTTTAGTCTATACTTGGAGCTATCACCGGTAAATTTGGATGGGTTCTTAGTTATGGCACACAATCCTGAAGGTTGCTCTTTGGACTTGTGGTTTTTGATGGATAGTGAGAAATGTCTCTGGAATAAAAGCTACAGCTTAGATTTCCAACCTGAAAATCTCTTTGCTCAACCCTTGGAAATTCTAAATGACGGGAAGATAGTTCTCTCTGCACCAGGATCACTAAGACTATATAATCCGGTTACCAAGACTTACATTGATTTTGGGATGAGAAATTCCACATCTGTTGGTACTTACACTGGAAGTCTGTTGTCTTCAGAGAGCACCTTCACTTCTGAG
- the LOC123060624 gene encoding F-box protein At3g07870 isoform X5 has product MQTKPKAQLGRPKLSNTVYSAGEGGGHSPLSARQSPPPASSPPTSSGRTPAPLTSVAYRVSRLGEASSVRHLRSRRRPSVPAARLRTSPAFASVTESDASVMPPKVTIAASNDAVLPEDMLHHILVRLPAKTLCLFRAVCPSWRSLLSDPLFVAAHKSHHPEPLIVTCNCEMFERGTINIMDLSGHVVKRIATTMKNARMVRTRRLDLICVTGHKGRHVINPVTGDTFALPSCRAKEHAHVQHFFPESFDLGQVVTTGEYKALRCVSIDNSDHESSPMLCEVITLDDGRNARWRGKQGPPPPVTSNRNRSIVVKGVVYFLLDFLYKRFTFSGVRVKPGSMALFNLETEEWMGIVQGPKPVRSFVKDSNGRCGYFSLYLELSPVNLDGFLVMAHNPEGCSLDLWFLMDSEKCLWNKSYSLDFQPENLFAQPLEILNDGKIVLSAPGSLRLYNPVTKTYIDFGMRNSTSVGTYTGSLLSSESTFTSEDRLHASGEFENRGQTRQHRIG; this is encoded by the exons ATGCAAACCAAACCAAAGGCCCAGTTAGGTCGGCCCAAATTAAGTAACACAGTCTACTCGGCCGGCGAAGGCGGTGGGCACTCTCCCCTCTCTGCTCGCCAGTCGCCGCCTCCGGCCTCGTCGCCGCCCACCAGCTCCGGCCGCACGCCTGCACCCCTCACCAGCGTCGCCTACCGCGTTAGTCGACTCGGTGAAGCCAGTTCCGTTCGCCACCTCCGATCTCGTCGCCGTCCATCCGTTCCGGCCGCACGCCTGCGCACCTCACCAGCCTTCGCCTCCGTG ACAGAGTCTGACGCCTCAGTGATGCCGCCAAAGGTGACCATTGCCGCCTCCAACGATGCCGTGCTGCCTGAAGACATGCTGCACCACATCCTCGTGCGCCTCCCGGCGAAGACGCTATGCCTCTTCCGAGCAGTCTGCCCATCCTGGAGGTCCCTCCTCTCGGATCCGCTCTTCGTTGCAGCGCACAAGTCCCATCACCCCGAGCCACTAATCGTCACATGTAACTGTGAGATGTTTGAAAGAGGCACCATTAACATTATGGACTTGTCTGGCCATGTTGTTAAGCGGATAGCCACCACCATGAAGAATGCCAGGATGGTGCGCACACGCCGGCTGGACCTTATTTGTGTCACCGGACATAAGGGCCGCCATGTGATCAACCCTGTCACGGGCGATACTTTTGCATTGCCCAGTTGCCGCGCAAAGGAGCATGCACATGTGCAACATTTCTTTCCAGAATCATTTGACTTGGGACAGGTTGTCACCACGGGAGAATACAAGGCCCTACGCTGTGTTAGCATCGATAATTCTGATCATGAGTCCAGCCCGATGCTCTGTGAGGTCATCACCCTTGATGATGGTCGCAATGCAAGATGGAGGGGCAAACAGGGCCCTCCGCCCCCTGTCACAAGTAACCGTAACAGAAGTATTGTTGTCAAAGGAGTCGTTTATTTCTTGTTGGATTTTCTATACAAACGTTTTACGTTTTCTGGGGTCCGTGTCAAACCGGGTAGCATGGCTTTGTTCAACCTTGAGACAGAGGAGTGGATGGGGATTGTCCAAGGACCAAAGCCAGTGCGCAGCTTTGttaaggacagcaatggcaggtgcGGTTACTTTAGTCTATACTTGGAGCTATCACCGGTAAATTTGGATGGGTTCTTAGTTATGGCACACAATCCTGAAGGTTGCTCTTTGGACTTGTGGTTTTTGATGGATAGTGAGAAATGTCTCTGGAATAAAAGCTACAGCTTAGATTTCCAACCTGAAAATCTCTTTGCTCAACCCTTGGAAATTCTAAATGACGGGAAGATAGTTCTCTCTGCACCAGGATCACTAAGACTATATAATCCGGTTACCAAGACTTACATTGATTTTGGGATGAGAAATTCCACATCTGTTGGTACTTACACTGGAAGTCTGTTGTCTTCAGAGAGCACCTTCACTTCTGAG